One segment of Mycolicibacterium baixiangningiae DNA contains the following:
- a CDS encoding condensation domain-containing protein, which translates to MAGLSTVASGDGVLSEVPARVDDTGDFALTPIMEWARGLGGSLDDFCQAYVVGVPPNLQFDELSTILRILVERHAALRLRVVEEDGGAYGRVVSADQVVVGNCVSKVRVAAGDDVAVAVVEGFELARKALRPAQGVVFQSVWFSVEGGDDVLLLVVHHFAVDGVSWHILLRDLNLIAEAVRSGDRLPYGHGGTSFREWASLLRGHVDHAGGANYWRSVLAGVSRLEPSGDRSALTGAPTYRDSGSLSLDLDPAITHAVLTRVPAAFNANVQEVLLAAFALALSAWRGSSRVDVNLEGHGRYEDVAEHVDLSSTVGWFTSRYPVSLECDPELFADRELKRVSAFVKRTKESLRSSPDGVNYQVLRYFDPSSGLQEMKEPTSGLIPWAGGGRL; encoded by the coding sequence GTGGCTGGGTTGTCGACCGTGGCCTCCGGTGATGGTGTGCTCTCGGAAGTTCCTGCTCGGGTTGATGACACGGGTGATTTTGCCCTGACCCCGATTATGGAGTGGGCACGTGGTTTGGGTGGTTCGCTGGACGATTTCTGCCAAGCGTATGTGGTGGGTGTGCCGCCGAATTTGCAGTTTGATGAGTTGTCGACGATCTTGCGGATTCTGGTTGAGCGGCATGCTGCGCTGCGTCTGCGTGTCGTTGAAGAGGATGGCGGTGCCTATGGGCGGGTGGTGTCGGCTGATCAGGTGGTGGTGGGTAACTGTGTGAGCAAGGTGAGGGTTGCTGCCGGTGATGACGTGGCTGTGGCGGTTGTGGAGGGCTTTGAGCTAGCACGTAAGGCGTTGAGGCCGGCGCAGGGGGTGGTGTTCCAGAGTGTTTGGTTCAGTGTTGAGGGTGGCGACGATGTACTGCTTTTGGTGGTTCATCATTTCGCGGTAGATGGAGTGTCCTGGCACATCTTGTTGCGTGATCTGAATTTGATCGCCGAAGCGGTGCGTAGTGGCGACAGGTTGCCATACGGGCATGGGGGAACGTCGTTCCGGGAGTGGGCGTCTTTGTTGCGCGGCCACGTGGATCATGCTGGGGGCGCCAACTATTGGCGTTCAGTTCTTGCCGGCGTATCTCGGTTGGAGCCCAGTGGTGATCGGTCGGCGTTGACTGGCGCGCCGACCTACCGGGATTCGGGGTCGTTGAGTTTGGATTTGGATCCGGCCATTACTCATGCGGTGTTGACACGTGTACCCGCGGCGTTCAATGCCAACGTCCAGGAAGTGCTCCTCGCTGCGTTCGCGTTGGCGTTGAGTGCTTGGCGCGGATCGTCGCGTGTGGATGTGAACCTCGAAGGGCACGGTCGTTACGAGGATGTCGCTGAACATGTGGACCTGTCTTCAACGGTGGGGTGGTTTACCAGTAGGTATCCGGTGTCACTCGAATGCGATCCGGAACTGTTTGCAGATCGTGAGCTGAAGAGAGTATCGGCTTTTGTGAAGCGCACGAAGGAGTCGTTGCGCAGCTCTCCAGACGGGGTCAACTACCAGGTACTACGGTACTTCGATCCATCTTCTGGGCTCCAGGAGATGAAGGAACCAACGTCGGGTTTAATACCTTGGGCGGGTGGCGGTCGACTCTGA
- a CDS encoding condensation domain-containing protein produces MPVLLRELLSIYEHHGSDSALPTPIPYRRFFEWLETNVDHDASLSAWEELLTMPNPSSSHPKRPTSRQRWKCSTVYSQKTSTIPPRKLAADQGLTFSTCLQVAWALTLAKFTGRTDVIYGSPVSGRPADLTGHESMVGLFINTIPIRIPAPRHFP; encoded by the coding sequence ATGCCCGTCCTGTTGCGTGAGTTGCTCAGCATCTATGAACATCACGGCAGTGACTCCGCCCTGCCTACGCCCATCCCGTATCGGCGGTTCTTTGAATGGTTGGAGACCAACGTTGATCACGACGCCTCGCTCAGCGCATGGGAAGAACTGCTCACGATGCCGAACCCTTCCTCATCGCACCCGAAACGCCCGACGAGCCGACAGAGATGGAAGTGCTCGACTGTGTACTCCCAGAAGACCTCTACCATTCCGCCACGCAAGCTCGCTGCTGATCAGGGGCTAACTTTTAGCACCTGTTTGCAGGTGGCATGGGCACTGACCCTGGCGAAATTCACCGGGCGAACCGATGTCATCTACGGCAGCCCGGTATCCGGCAGGCCCGCCGACCTCACAGGCCATGAATCGATGGTCGGACTTTTCATCAACACCATCCCCATCCGGATCCCTGCCCCCCGGCACTTTCCGTAG